The following proteins come from a genomic window of Mariniflexile sp. TRM1-10:
- the recF gene encoding DNA replication/repair protein RecF (All proteins in this family for which functions are known are DNA-binding proteins that assist the filamentation of RecA onto DNA for the initiation of recombination or recombinational repair.) yields the protein MILKSLSLLNYKNFDSKSFIFNDKINCIVGNNGMGKTNVLDAIYHLSFGKSYFNPVATQNIKHDEDFFVIHGDYEKDQKIEKVVISLKRGQTKVIKRNGKPYEKFSEHIGFLPLVIISPADRDLIIEGSETRRKFIDSVISQSDKNYLSNLISYNKILAQRNALLKYFALNHTFNKDTLDVYNNQLNDFGTVIFEKRDAFLKTFIPIFKARYEAISNGNEAVELNYHSDLFEDNLNTLLQKNINKDKALQYTGVGIHKDDLHFNIESHPIKKFGSQGQQKSFLIALKLAQFDFIKTHSNINPILLLDDIFDKLDENRVAQIIKLVDNENFGQLFISDTHAERTENAVKQVHQSYEIFKL from the coding sequence ATGATTTTAAAATCACTTTCATTACTAAATTACAAGAATTTCGATAGTAAATCATTCATTTTCAATGATAAGATTAATTGTATTGTTGGCAATAATGGTATGGGAAAAACAAATGTTTTAGATGCTATTTATCATTTATCCTTTGGGAAAAGTTATTTTAACCCGGTTGCGACTCAAAATATAAAGCATGATGAAGACTTTTTTGTGATTCATGGTGATTACGAAAAAGACCAAAAAATTGAAAAAGTGGTTATTAGCTTAAAACGCGGACAAACCAAAGTGATTAAACGCAATGGCAAACCCTATGAAAAGTTTAGTGAACATATAGGTTTCTTGCCCTTAGTTATTATTTCGCCAGCCGATAGGGATTTAATTATTGAAGGTAGCGAAACCCGTCGGAAGTTCATTGATAGCGTCATTTCACAAAGTGATAAAAACTACTTAAGCAATCTAATAAGTTACAATAAAATACTGGCACAACGCAACGCACTACTAAAGTATTTCGCATTAAACCACACCTTTAACAAAGACACTTTAGACGTTTACAACAACCAATTAAACGATTTTGGTACCGTGATTTTTGAAAAACGTGACGCTTTTTTAAAAACATTCATCCCCATTTTTAAAGCGCGTTACGAAGCTATAAGCAATGGCAACGAAGCGGTTGAATTAAATTACCACAGCGATTTGTTTGAAGACAACCTAAATACGCTTCTGCAAAAAAACATTAACAAAGACAAAGCCTTACAATATACAGGTGTTGGCATCCACAAAGACGATTTACATTTTAATATCGAAAGCCATCCTATTAAAAAGTTCGGAAGTCAAGGACAGCAAAAATCGTTTTTAATAGCTTTAAAATTGGCACAGTTCGATTTTATAAAAACACACAGTAATATAAACCCCATTTTATTGCTTGACGATATTTTTGATAAATTAGATGAAAATCGTGTGGCCCAAATCATTAAATTAGTGGATAATGA
- a CDS encoding riboflavin synthase subunit beta, translated as MGILKLRKNKKFSYTPRYFDDKGEGNPFEIKHKFDEHRKTVGGNVGFKAKLNNALDDLKNNPDKQVDKRILIIVAVLVFIFLAIIEFDLSIFFSK; from the coding sequence ATGGGAATTTTAAAACTGAGAAAAAATAAAAAATTTAGTTATACACCACGTTATTTTGATGATAAAGGTGAAGGGAATCCATTTGAAATTAAACATAAATTTGATGAACATAGAAAAACCGTTGGCGGTAATGTAGGCTTTAAAGCAAAATTGAACAACGCTTTAGATGATTTAAAGAATAATCCAGATAAACAAGTCGATAAACGTATTTTAATTATTGTTGCTGTACTGGTTTTTATATTTTTAGCGATCATCGAATTCGATTTATCCATCTTCTTTTCCAAATAA
- the ribH gene encoding 6,7-dimethyl-8-ribityllumazine synthase, whose amino-acid sequence MATANKNLSDYDKTTIPNASKFRFGIVVSEWNDTITEGLFQGAYDALIENGALPSNIIRWDVPGSFELIYGSKKMQQQMVNAVIAIGCVIQGETKHFDFVCEGVTQGIKDLNVLHETPVIFCVLTDNTMQQSIDRSGGKHGNKGTEAAIAAIKMAELRKNS is encoded by the coding sequence ATGGCTACGGCAAACAAAAATTTATCCGATTACGATAAGACAACAATCCCAAATGCGAGCAAGTTTCGGTTTGGGATTGTTGTTTCAGAATGGAACGATACAATTACCGAAGGTTTGTTCCAAGGTGCTTATGATGCGCTTATTGAAAATGGTGCGTTGCCAAGTAATATTATCCGTTGGGACGTTCCTGGAAGCTTCGAACTTATTTATGGCAGTAAAAAAATGCAGCAACAAATGGTTAATGCTGTTATTGCCATTGGTTGCGTTATTCAAGGTGAAACCAAACATTTCGATTTTGTTTGCGAAGGCGTAACACAAGGTATTAAAGACCTTAACGTATTACACGAAACACCTGTAATTTTCTGTGTACTTACCGATAATACCATGCAACAATCTATCGATCGTTCAGGAGGGAAACACGGTAACAAAGGTACGGAAGCCGCCATTGCCGCTATTAAAATGGCTGAGTTACGGAAAAATAGTTAA
- a CDS encoding tetratricopeptide repeat protein has product MATYNKRGYKPKTKEEKVEELEQHSTTAEVFNTLDESASKTEAFVEKNQKYIFIIIGIAAAVVLGYLGYNEFIAKPKQATAMNDMFQAQKYFNDAVNGTAKDSLYTLALKGGEGKFGMLDIIEEHSGTPSANLANYYAGTAYLHLKDYKKAIEHLSNFKSDDEILAPLAKGNIGDAFAQLNQSEDALDYYEQAAELRNNEYTTPMYLYKAGITALELGKADKALTYFNRIKEEYPSSSEAGTIDVFIGKAQVLANK; this is encoded by the coding sequence ATGGCAACTTATAATAAAAGAGGATACAAACCTAAAACAAAAGAAGAAAAGGTAGAGGAATTAGAACAACATTCTACGACTGCCGAAGTTTTTAATACACTTGATGAGTCGGCATCAAAAACTGAAGCTTTTGTAGAAAAGAATCAAAAATATATTTTTATTATTATAGGTATCGCTGCTGCAGTAGTGTTAGGATATTTAGGTTATAACGAATTTATTGCAAAACCGAAGCAAGCAACAGCAATGAACGATATGTTTCAAGCACAGAAATATTTTAACGACGCTGTAAATGGTACTGCAAAAGATTCACTTTACACTTTAGCGTTAAAAGGTGGTGAAGGAAAATTTGGGATGCTGGATATTATTGAGGAACACAGTGGTACACCATCTGCCAACTTAGCTAATTATTATGCGGGAACTGCTTATTTGCATTTAAAGGATTATAAAAAAGCCATAGAACATTTAAGTAATTTTAAAAGTGATGATGAAATATTAGCGCCTTTAGCTAAAGGAAATATTGGTGATGCGTTCGCACAGTTAAACCAATCAGAAGATGCTTTGGATTATTATGAGCAAGCTGCAGAATTACGTAATAATGAATACACAACACCTATGTATTTATATAAAGCAGGTATTACTGCTTTAGAGTTAGGTAAAGCTGATAAGGCACTTACTTATTTCAACAGAATAAAAGAAGAGTATCCAAGCTCATCTGAAGCTGGAACAATCGATGTGTTTATTGGCAAAGCTCAAGTATTGGCAAATAAATAA